From the candidate division KSB1 bacterium genome, one window contains:
- a CDS encoding protein kinase, with protein MTNLPPQASRLIAILQTLAEAYYSRGQYAEAIEKLEQLRQAGAESPEIFHKLALAHLARRDYSPAAKAAYARAFELFPHEEGLCLKLCQLLLAQHVRDEFSFRVYQRALAFQPPFEKEIYQAFFVYFHSQNQLPHAYEALKQVVQLERGREADNLSRLQQLAWQLGRESEAESLLERLAAVSPHRELIHRLLGVITAMRIHREPEGVAYPPAAAQIINRALAAHGRLNSISLVREFCRLQHALRLIESRLLDQQSATPLPASPPLIEPANASEAGVPLTAAGLAGELFSRLASDLGMDASRLQLPGATLRVLVLQIDNLEKIAQQTSPQLAENLAGRFLNFSAKFLGKAVAAVCFTLSDGLIAVAGESLPLAQAGVALLHKIENYNFSVPEVSRLAVSMVVHAVPPEAASAAQALAALHLALNLLVARSTAAGQTQPAGSSRLLLERGFYERELNPDAVAARPGGTYVSELPGFRVEAYEAVWYNPLDYVDEKRSHPLGKFLVLERLRHNGFAGTYRGRDRQLERRVILKALSPQRSLQLSKDRSLREEMIKTLQRLGRLEQPGLALLYDLGFQDGLFYYVREYLEGSSLAQSLANKGRFSPFETSAIGIKICRVLLQTHRQNIVHGNLKPSNIWLMANGELKITDFFVPEFVETPAPGKRLSGTSWRYRAPEWLLHGTLAPAGDIYAIGMILYELVTGEPPFAKQEELASPADIHQLPPPSLAALQAEIPGILVSIIERAGDRSLLRRFKSLEELEAALQVALEQSLQREQPAAPATSSHSLFSFRRMLKSRNE; from the coding sequence ATGACCAATTTACCCCCACAGGCCAGTCGTCTCATTGCCATTCTGCAAACACTCGCCGAGGCCTACTACAGCCGGGGCCAGTACGCCGAGGCCATCGAGAAACTCGAACAATTGCGGCAGGCTGGCGCCGAGTCGCCGGAGATTTTCCACAAACTCGCCCTTGCCCATCTCGCACGCCGCGATTATTCGCCGGCGGCCAAGGCCGCCTATGCGCGTGCTTTCGAGCTGTTTCCGCACGAGGAGGGGCTGTGCCTGAAACTCTGCCAGTTGCTGCTGGCGCAGCATGTGCGCGACGAATTCTCCTTTCGGGTCTATCAACGCGCGCTGGCGTTTCAACCGCCCTTCGAAAAGGAAATCTATCAGGCCTTCTTTGTTTATTTCCACAGCCAAAATCAACTGCCGCATGCTTATGAAGCGCTCAAACAAGTGGTGCAATTGGAGCGCGGCCGGGAGGCGGACAACTTGTCGCGGCTGCAGCAGCTCGCCTGGCAACTCGGCCGCGAAAGCGAAGCCGAGAGCCTGCTGGAGCGTCTCGCCGCTGTCAGCCCGCACCGCGAGCTGATTCACCGCCTGCTCGGTGTAATCACGGCTATGCGCATCCACCGCGAGCCGGAGGGCGTCGCCTATCCACCCGCGGCAGCGCAGATCATCAATCGTGCGCTGGCGGCGCATGGCAGGCTGAACAGTATCAGCCTGGTACGGGAGTTTTGCCGGTTGCAGCATGCTTTGCGTCTGATCGAATCGCGCTTGCTCGACCAACAATCGGCCACACCGCTGCCGGCGTCACCGCCGCTCATCGAGCCTGCCAATGCCAGCGAGGCCGGCGTGCCGCTCACCGCCGCCGGTTTGGCGGGTGAACTGTTTTCGCGGCTGGCTTCGGATTTGGGAATGGATGCCTCCCGCCTGCAGCTCCCCGGCGCCACGCTGCGCGTGCTGGTGCTTCAGATCGACAATCTGGAAAAAATTGCACAACAAACCAGTCCGCAACTGGCGGAGAACCTCGCCGGTCGCTTCTTGAATTTCTCCGCCAAGTTTCTCGGCAAGGCGGTGGCGGCCGTCTGTTTCACGCTCAGCGATGGTCTGATTGCCGTGGCTGGCGAATCCTTGCCCCTGGCGCAAGCCGGCGTCGCCCTGCTGCACAAAATCGAAAACTACAACTTTTCCGTCCCGGAAGTCAGCCGGCTGGCCGTTTCGATGGTGGTGCATGCCGTGCCCCCGGAAGCCGCCTCGGCGGCGCAGGCACTCGCGGCGCTGCATCTCGCGCTCAATCTGCTGGTGGCGCGGTCGACCGCAGCCGGCCAGACCCAGCCGGCCGGCAGCAGTCGCCTGCTGCTCGAACGCGGCTTTTATGAGCGGGAATTGAACCCGGACGCAGTGGCGGCGCGCCCGGGCGGCACTTATGTCTCCGAGTTGCCGGGATTCCGGGTCGAGGCCTATGAAGCAGTCTGGTATAACCCCCTGGATTATGTCGATGAGAAACGCAGCCATCCCCTGGGAAAATTTCTGGTGCTGGAGCGGCTGCGCCACAACGGATTCGCCGGCACCTACCGCGGCCGCGACCGGCAACTGGAGCGGCGCGTCATCCTCAAGGCGCTCAGCCCGCAGCGCAGTCTGCAGCTTTCAAAAGATCGCAGCCTGCGCGAAGAAATGATCAAGACGCTGCAGCGCCTCGGCCGCCTCGAGCAACCCGGGCTGGCGCTGCTCTACGATCTCGGCTTTCAGGATGGCCTGTTTTACTATGTGCGGGAATATCTCGAAGGCTCATCCCTCGCGCAAAGCCTGGCCAACAAAGGCCGCTTCTCGCCCTTTGAGACCTCGGCCATTGGCATCAAGATTTGCCGGGTGTTGCTGCAAACGCACCGGCAGAACATTGTGCACGGCAATCTCAAACCCTCCAACATTTGGCTGATGGCCAACGGCGAGCTCAAGATCACCGACTTCTTCGTGCCGGAGTTCGTTGAAACACCCGCGCCGGGGAAACGGTTGTCCGGCACAAGCTGGCGCTATCGTGCACCAGAATGGCTGCTGCACGGCACGCTGGCGCCCGCCGGTGATATCTATGCGATCGGGATGATCTTGTATGAATTGGTGACGGGTGAGCCGCCCTTTGCCAAGCAGGAGGAGCTGGCCAGCCCGGCCGATATTCACCAGCTTCCGCCCCCCTCGCTCGCCGCATTGCAAGCGGAAATTCCGGGGATTCTCGTCAGCATCATCGAGCGCGCCGGTGACCGCTCCCTGCTGCGCCGCTTCAAAAGCCTGGAAGAGCTGGAGGCCGCGTTGCAGGTTGCGCTGGAGCAATCGCTGCAGCGGGAGCAACCTGCTGCGCCCGCCACTTCCTCCCACTCGCTGTTTTCCTTCCG